The DNA segment AGGCCCCGGATATCCTCATTAAAGCCTTCACCGAGACAAGCGAGTGGAACCTGTCACAAAAAGTGTCCCCTCAAAACATCTATTACGACGAGCACTACCTCTGTACCGTGGCGGCCGGCGGCCATCGCAACGTAGTAAAACCGCTTCGCCGCGGTGTGCGCCACGGCCATCCCGTCACAGTGAACCGACAACTGCTCATCGCCAATGCCTTTGAACAGATTCTTGAAGAGAAGACACCAAAGCTCCATCATCTCATTCGAAACGTCTATGACACCTATGGCTTTCCCCTGGCACGATGGATCCGCTCCCCATGGATGGCAGATCTCATTTGGCTTTTGATGAAGCCGTTGGAGTGGTGCTTTGTCATCGTCCTCTATCTGGTGGATCGTCATCCCGAAGACCGCATTGCCCTTCAATACACCGGCGCGCGGGCTCAGACGTTCTCTCGTCTTGTACGATAGTCTAATGCACCGACACACTGCCTCCCGAGAAAAGATAAGATCTTATATTCACACCACGCAAAAAAGAGCTCACCTCACGGCAAGCTCTTTTTTATTTCTCGTCATCAAACAGCGGCAATCCCAAATCATAATAGGTGAAGGTACCTTTGGCAACGAGGACGCCGTCCTGATTGGTAATGGTGACATCCACCACTTTAACCGTGCGGCCGCTATTTAGCATCGTCGCTTCGCCGGTGAGCACATCCCCAAGCTTCGCCGGTTTAAAGAAATTGATGGTACTGTCCAAGGTGGCCGCCTTGTTGCCATAAGAATTCGCCGCAGTCCCTGCGGTGATATCGGCAAGGGTGAAGGTGAGTCCGCCGTGGCCGATGCCGAAAGGATTGATATGCATGGGCGCGATGGTCACCTGCGTCTTGGCATAGCCTTCCCTTGCCTCCGTCACACGAATGTCGCAAAGGTCAATAAACCCGCTACGGTTCCGTTCATCGATCATTCTTTTAAAATCCATCTATACCTCCATGACGTGAATCGTCCCTCGTGATACTGTGGTGCGGATTCCTCCGAGCTTATAGAGTGCATCGGAGAGGTAAGGCTCATGCCCTACAATGATGCTGTTTTTTGTCAAACTCGCAATAAAATCCGTATACGACGTATCATAGAGACTCTCCACCACATGAACGGCAAGGCCGGTTTTTTCCGAGAGCAGTTCAGCCGTTTCCATCGTGCGAGCCGCCGGCGACGCATAGAGGGTAAAGTCTTTAAGCTCCGTCGTCGCCACAAAATCCGTGAATGCGGCATTCAGGCGAATGCGCCCTTCAGTGGTGAGGTGCCGCTCCATGTCCGTGTCAGCAAAAACGTCGGCGATGCCGTGTCGTATGAGTATAATTTTCATCGGTAACTATCGATTCAACTTCAAGTTGTAGAACCCGGCCCAACCGGCATAGCGGGCAGTGCTGCCCAACTGATCTTCAATTCTAAGCAGTTGGTTGTACTTTGCCACACGTTCCGAGCGAGCCGGCGCTCCGGTTTTGATAAAGCCCGCATTGGTAGCCACAGCAAGGTCGCCGATGGTGGCATCTTCCGTTTCACCGGAGCGGTGAGAAATGAGCGCTGTCATATTGTGACGTTTTGCCAGTTCAATGGCATCCAATGTTTCAGACAGCGATCCAATTTGATTGAATTTGATGAGAATGGCATTGCCTACGCCCTCGTCAATCCCACGGCGCAGTCGTTTCGTATTGGTGACAAAGAGGTCGTCTCCCACTAATTGAACCCTGTCGCCCAACGTTTCGGTAAGTTTTTTCCAGCCTTCCCAATCATCTTCATCCAAACCGTCTTCAATGGACAGAATAGGATAGGTGTTGGTAAGGACTTCGTAGTAAGCAATCATCTCATCACTGGTCATCGTCTTACCTTCGCCTTTGAGGTTATAGACGCCGTTCTCATAGAGCTCAGATGCTGCCACATCCAGGGCAAGGACGATGTCGGAACCCGGTTTATAGCCTGCCTTTTCAATAGCCGTCACAATGACATCCAAAGCTTCAGCATTCGAAGTTAGGTTCGGCGCAAAACCACCTTCGTCACCGACGCCGGTGGACAATCCCCGCTCTTTTAGAACAGATTTCAAAGTGTGATAGACGTTCGCCCCCATTTCAAGCGCGTCTTTAAACGATGCGGCGCCTACAGGCATAATCATAAATTCCTGAATGTCCACATTGTTATCGGCGTGCTCGCCGCCGTTTAAGATATTCATCATCGGTACCGGGAGCGTTTTGGCATTTACCCCGCCCAGGTATTGATAGAGAGGTAATCCCAGCTCGTCAGCGGCGGCTCGAGCAGCCGCAAGAGAAATGCCGAGAATCGCATTGGCACCCAGTTTTTTCTTGTTATCCGTACCGTCTTTGCGGATGAGAAACTCGTCCAAGGCCAGCTGATCTAAGGCGTCAAAGTACATCAAATCATCGTTTAAGTCGTTGACATTATCCACGGCTTTTTCGACGCCTTTTCCCTGATAGCGGCTACCCCCATCGCGAAGTTCCACCGCTTCATAGGCACCGGTGGATGCACCGCTCGGCACGATGGCCCTTCCGAAACCTCCGGCTTCAGTTTGAATTTCCACTTCTACAGTGGGATTACCTCGAGAGTCCAATACTTCACGAGCATATACATTAGCAATAAAACTCATTTAATCCTCCAATAGGCTTTGGCCTGTCATTTCATACGGCTGTTCAACGTCCATTAAATCCAATACGGTAGGTGCTAAATCGCAGAGCGCACCATCTTTTAACCCCCGTGAATCCCCGACCATATACAATGGCACAGGATTGGTGGTGTGGCTGGTGACGGGTTCGCCGTTCTCGTCCATCATCCGCTCACAGTTGCCGTGATCTGCCGTGATCAAGGCGACGCCGCCAAGCATTTTCAGTTCTTTAAGAATTTCTCCAAGGCAGGTGTCCACGGTCTCCAGTGCTTTGACTGCCGCCGGAATTACACCGGTGTGCCCTACCATATCCGGATTGGCAAAGTTGAGCATGATGAAGTCATAGTCCCCCAGGACGGGCACAAGCTTCTCCGTCAGTTCTTCAGCGCTCATTTCCGGCTTCAAATCGTATGTGGCCACCTTCGGCGACGGCACGAGAATACGGTCCTCACCGGGATACGGTTCTTCTCGTCCGCCGTTTAAGAAAAAGGTCACATGAGCATACTTTTCGGTCTCGGCAATGCGCAGTTGATGTTTGCCGTGAGCCGCCAACACTTCTCCAATAGTATTAGTCGGTTGAAATTTATCATAAATAATATTGGTTTGTGTGAAGGTATCGTCATAGCCGGTCATCGTGTACGCGTAGATCAGCGGAAAGACGCCTCGCTCCACATCCACTTCCGGCTCGGTAAGCAGACGCACAATTTGACGCATCCGATCCGGACGGAAGTTGAAGAATACCACGCTGTCTCCGTCTTCAATGGCGACATCTTCCACCTTGGCAGGAAGGACAAACTCGTCATAAATGTCTTTATCGTAGCTTTGCTGAACCAAATCACGAACCGATGGATAGCTCAAACCCTCGCCACGGGTGAGCAGTTTGTAATAACGCAGTGTACGTTCCCAGCGCTTATCCCGATCCATGGCATAATACCGACCGCCTACGGTGGCAATGACGCCGGTGCCCAACTCATGCATATAGTTTTCCAGTTCTGCCAGATCTTTGATCCCGCTGTCAATGGCTACGTCTCTGCCGTCTAAAATCGCATGGACGTAGACCTTCGATACCCCTTTATCATGGGCCAATTGCAACATGGCTTTCAGGTGATCCATATGGGAGTGGACACCGCCGTGCGAAACCAATCCCACAAGATGAAGTGCTTTGTCATTATCTATAGCGTGCGCCACAGCGCTATTCAGCATGGGATTTTCAAAGAAAGCACCGCTTTGAATCTCCTGATTGATTCGCGACAGATCCTGGAACATCACGCGGCCGGCCCCAATGTTCAAATGGCCGACTTCACTGTTGCCCATTTGACCCGCCGGCAATCCCACCGCCTCGCCTGAGGCAAGAAGCTGAGCTTTCGGCGCTCCCAAACTGTCTAAGACCGGCATATTGGCAAGAGATACGGCATTGCCCTCTCCCGCCTTGGCCATACCGAATCCGTCCAGGACAATAAGCATGACCGGTTTCATTGTACTTCTCCTAAATTGATCAGTGCTGCAAAGTCATCAGCTTTTAAGCTGGCACCTCCAACAAGGGCACCATCAATAGAAGGTTGGGCCATGAGTTCTTTCACGTTGGACGGTTTCACCGAGCCGCCATAGAGCACACGCACGGCATCCGTGCCTAACAGATCCTTGAGTTCGCCTTTAATAAACGCCGCCATCGCTTGCGCATCATCAGGCTTGCACACATCACCGGTTCCGATGGCCCACGTCGGTTCATAGGCCACGATAATGTCCGTAGTGTGCACCCCCTCAAGACCCTTCTTAAGTTGATTGCCCACCACGCTCTCGTGTTCACCGCTGTCTCTATCGGCCTTCTTCTCTCCCACACAAAGGATAGGAATCAAGCCTTTGGCAACAGCTTTTTTGACTTTCAGATTCAAAAGCGCGTCCGTTTCCTTTTGGTATTCACGACGCTCCGAATGACCCACAAGGACATGGCTAACACCGAGATCAAGCAGCATATCGGCGGAGATTTCCCCGGTGAAGGCGCCGTCGTCTTCATGGCTTAAATTTTGCGCGCCCAGGGCAATACCTGTCCCGTCCAGCAGTTTTCTCGCGGCATCCAGTGAGGTGAACGGCGGAATAATCAGGCTGTCCACATCGTCAGAGCGTGTTTTGTTTTTCAGTTCGCTTAACATTGCCTCTGTGTCCGTCACAGAGAGATTCATTTTCCAGTTTCCTGCAATGAGTAGTTTCATTATGCCTCCTCGATAGCATCTATGCCCGGTAAGCTTTTTCCTTCCAACATTTCCAAGCTTGTGCCGCCTCCGGTGGAAACGTGGGTGATGTGTGACTCCAAGCCGCTCTTTTCAATAGCTGCAAGGGAGTCGCCGCCTCCTACAATAGTAATGGCATCTTCCAATTCTGCAAGGGCATGGGCAATAGCCATGGTTCCCTTAGAAAAGTTGTCCATTTCAAATACGCCGGCAGGTCCGTTCCACACTACGGTTTTCGCCGTAGTAAGAAGCGCTTTAATGGCCTCAATAGACTTTTCTCCAATATCAAAAGCCGCCTTATCCTGTGGAATACTGTCGCGATCCACCGTCTCTGTCGGTGCGTCGGCTTTCATATCAGCAGCCACCACAAAGTCTTCCGGCAAAAGCATACCGACCCCTTTGTCCTTCGCCTTTGTCATCAAGCTCCGGGCAAGGTCTAATTTATCATCTTCTACCAGACTTTTACCCACTTCATAGCCTTCTGCCTTAATAAAGGTGTTCGCCATAGCTCCCACGATGACAATACTGTCCACTTTATCCAGAAGATGGTCGATGACGCCGATTTTATCCGAGACTTTCGCGCCGCCGAGGATGGCAACAAACGGCCGTTTCGGATGTTCCGTGGCGTCGCCGATATACGCGACTTCTTTGTCTACCAAAAGCCCGAGGGCTGAAGGGAGATAACGTGACACACCCACATTGGAAGCATGGGCGCGGTGCGAGGTACCGAAGGCGTCGTTAATAAACACGTCACCCAATTGGGCAAGGTCTTTAGAAAAAGCTTCATCACACGCTTCTTCCCCGGGATTAAACCGAGTGTTCTCCAACAGTGCCACATCCCCCGGCTTCATAGTTGCTACAGCTGCAACCACATCGTCTGAGACCACGGTATCACTCGCAATAAACTGCACGGGTCTATTCAAAAGGGTGGCCAAGTGCTCGGCAACCGGCTCTAAACTGAACTGCGGGTTGGCTTTGCCTTTGGGTCTTCCCAAGTGGGACATAAGTACCACAGCGGCGCCGCCGTCCAAAGCCTTTTGAATCGTAGGCAGACTCGCCACAATCCGAGCATCGCTTTCAATATGGCCGTCGTTCATCGGGACGTTATAGTCTACACGAATCAGCGCCCGTTTACCTTTGAGATCGAGATCGTTAATCGTTCGTTTCATTTTCCCTCCAAAAAAAGAGGCGAAAGCAAAAGCTCCCGCCATAAGTTCTCTTTTACTTTAATGAACTGCTCACTTTGTCAGTAAGGTCAACTACACGTTGTGAGTAACCCCACTCATTGTCGTACCAAGAGATGAGTTTCACCAAACGATCTTTGACGATGGTCAGCTGCGCATCAAAGATGGAAGAGTGGGTATCTCCGATAATGTCAGAGGAGACAATATCATCTTCGGAATAAGCCAGAATACCTTTAAGTTCATTTTCAGATGCTTTTTTCATTGCCGCGTTGATCGCTTCAACCGTGACATCTTGCGATACTTCAAAAGTAACATCCACGACGGAACCTGTCGGAACGGGCACACGCATAGCCATACCTGTTAAGATGCCGTTGACTTCAGGAATAACTTTACCTACAGCTTGAGCTGCACCGGTTGTGGTCGGAATAATATTTTCAGCTCCGGCGCGTGCGCGGCGCATATCCTTGTGGAGCGCGTCATGAATCTTCTGGTCGTTGGTATACGCATGGACCGTGGTCATAATACCTCGTTCGATACCGAAGTTTTCCAAAATAACTTTGGTTACCGGCGCAAGGCAGTTGGTGGTACAGGATGCATTGGAGATGACATCGTGTTGTGCCGCGTCGTATTCGCTGTCATTCACACCCATTACGATGGTTTTAACTTCGTCCCCTTTAGCCGGTGCGGAAATAATAACTTTTTTTGCGCCGGCTTCAATATGACCTTTGGCCTTATCGTAAGCGGTGAAAGCTCCGGTGGATTCAATGACAATGTCAACACCCAACTCGCCCCAATTCATCTCATTTGGCATCTTGCCGTCAAGGACGGTGATTTTATGACCGTTCACGGTGAAGCCGTCTGCTTCGACAGTTACCTCGCCGGGAAACTTGCGATAGATTGAGTCGTATTGGAAAAGGTGCGCGTGATCTACAATGTGCTCAGTCGCTTTAAGGTCTGCGATGTGAGTGATGGTGAAGCTCTTGTCATCACGAAGCGCCCATCCTCTGAGTACGTCACGTCCAATACGTCCAAATCCCATAATTGCTACGTTTGCCATGTTTACCTCCAATGATTTTTTAAGTTCAATACTTTTCTTATAGTTGATTTCACCTAGTAGTTTACCATACTTTACGTCAATAAAAAAGTACACTTCCGCCTGCCCTCTCTTTTCTTGAGAGTTTGCACATCCAATCAAAAAAGAGCCTTTCGGCTCTTTTATCTTAAATCCGTTCAGCTCACTTGGCTTCTGTAGGAGTTTCAACTTTCTTATCTGCCGGAGCGTCAACTGGCATGTCCTTTTTTACGTCCCCTTTATCCGTCTCTTTCACGTCGCTCTTTGCTTCCACTTTTGGCGCAACTGCCTTTTGAGGCGCTTTGGCATCTACTGGATCAAAAAGGTGAAAGCTCTCAGCAAGGACATCGGCTGCTTCAGACAAGGTAAGGGCTGCCTGAGGCATAAACATACCTTGATCGTCCACGTGCATAAATCCAGCTTCCAACATCAAGGTAGCACTTTCTTGCGCCCATGGGGACACAGCCTTTATATCTTTGACCTCTTTGTCCTTCAGTCCCCCGAGGGATGCCGGCTTAAATGCCTTGTAGCCGAAGAGATACCGGTGCATCAGTACGGCGAATTGCTCACGGGTGAGTGTGTCACTGCCTTTAAATGTGCCGTCTTCATAACCTTTGACGATATTGTTCATCGCAGCCCAGTTAACCGCCACCATAGCATCTTCGTTCACATCGCTGAACTTGTTGTCTTTATCATAAGCTGCCTTTTCATAGTTGGCAATAATCTTGACCACATCCAGACGCGTCATCGGTTGATTCGCTTCTGTAGTCACTCCTTTTAGCAAATCTTTGTCTTTAAGATATGCCATGCCGTCAAGCACAAAGGGTGCTTCAGCTGTAAGTGCCCCTTTATCCTCGTTGGCAGTAACCTTATCCATAGCCTTTTTATCCGAGGCTGTTGCCGCCGGATCCGCCGCCGTATCCACAACTGTATTGTTCATCTCAGGCGCCTTCATCTGCGCCGCAAAAGTTGGTACTGCCAGTGCCGGAATAAGCACAAGAGACAGCAAACCTGTCATAGTTATTGAGTGTTTTTTCATAATGACCTCCTTTATGGTGATGTGACCAGTATACTATCCTCCCTCGAAGAATTCGATAACAAACCAGTAAAGAAAGGTAGGATTTCTCCCAAGTTTTTTTGCCACTTTATCAACAAGAGTTACAAAACAAGGACATGGAGTGCTTTATTCAAAAACCGGATTATATGAACAGTTATTTATATATCTTCCCATGTCGTCTCGCTGTCGCTTTGCATATAAAAAAGAGGCCTCTCGGACCTCTTATTCTTCTATGGATTAGCTCACTTGCGAAAAGCTTTCGCTTCATCCAAGCGCTTCAAAAGCTGATCTTTTCCCAAGAGATAGATAATATTTTTCAGTTCCGGGCCGTGGACGTTGCCTGAGATGGCCGCTCGTACCGGCATGAAAAGTTGTTTGCCTTTAATGCCTGTGGCTTTTTGAACGGTTTTCATCACACTGTTGGCAAAATCCCGATCCACAGCATCGACACTGTGCAGCTGCGCTTCAAAAGCTTCGATAAGCTCAGGTACCTGTTCACCGGCAAGCTCAGCCTTGGCATCGTCTTCGGTAATGTCCAAGTCACCAAAAAGGAAGTCCACTTTACTTGTCACTTCGCTGAGGTAACTGAGGGAGTCTTTGACTGTGTCAATGAGAAGTACGTACCAGTCCCAGTTGTCCCGCATTTGAGCTTCAGTCATAAGACCGGCCTCTTCCATATACGGTACGCACATCTCGGCAATGGCTTCAGTGCTGTAGGTCTTGATCCACTGAGCATTGACCCAGTTCAGTTTTTCCACATCAAAAACCCCGCCGCTCTTACCGACACGCTCAAAGGAGAATTTGTCAGCCATGTCTTCAAGACTCAGGATTTCTTCACCATCTTCAGGGCTCCATCCAACCAGAGCGAGATAATTGATGAGGCCCTCAGGCAGGTAGCCTTTCTTTCTGAAATCGCCCACCGCCACGTCGCCTTGACGTTTGGATAATTTTTTATGGTCTTTATTAAGCACCGTTGGGAGATGAACAAACTTCGGTGCTTCCCAACCGAGCGATTCATACAGGTACACATGCTTCGGCGTCGACGGCAGCCACTCTTCGCCACGGACGACGTGTGTAATGCCCATAAGGTGATCGTCCACTACCACCGCCATGTGATACGTTGGGAAACCGTCGGACTTCATCAACACCTGATCATCAATTTCATCCGAGTTAATCGTCACCCGGCCTCGCACGGCATCATCGAAAGAAATGTCGGTATTTCTAGGGAGCTTCAAGCGCACAACATACTCTTCGCCTGCGGCGACACGAGCTTTTGCTTCTTCAAGAGGTATATCCCGACAGAACCCGTCATACTTCGGCACTTTGCCCTTGATGCGTTGTTCTTCACGCACTTGATCTAAGCGCTCTTTGGAACAGAAGCAGTAGTAGGCATGGCCTTTTTCGATAAGTTCATCCACATATTTTTTATAGATGTCCAGACGCTTCGACTGAATGTACGGACCGCACTCACCGCGTTCCGACACCTTGCCATCTTCCAGAATAACACCCTCATCGTGACCGATCCCGGCCCACTCCAAGGCGTCAATCAGATTTTCAATAGCCCCGTCCACAAACCGTGTCTGGTCCGTGTCCTCAATGCGCAAAATAAACGCGCCGCCATTTTTTTTAGCGTATAGGTAATTGTATAGGGCTGTTCTCAAGCCGCCAATGTGCAGCCAGCCTGTTGGACTTGGCGCAAAACGTACTCTAACTTTATCCATAAAAATCCCCCTTAGTTCTTTGATTATATTAAAAAAGCCATAACTTGTAAACCTGACTCATTTCTCCCCTAACTGCAAAAAACCTCGAGGCTCTGAGACTCTCGAGGTTTGAGTTTAATGCTGTTCATGCATGTGACAATGGCCGCTGCATTCACCGCAGTTGCAGGTGGATTTGTGTTTCATGAGATGTCGAAGCGCAAGGCCGAGGGCAATGACCACAACAGCGCCGACAATAAGCGTTCCCATAATTTACTCCTTTACTGAACGCACTTGAACCGTGCGTAAATCTTTGTACTTGTTCGGTCTGAACAAAAAGTAGATATAGCCGATGAGAATGACAAAGGCAATCCCCGTCCACACCGTAGCCGGCTGGTTCAAGACCAAAACGCGTCCGAACTGATAAATCATCAGCGCTATCGTGTAAGAAAACGCAATTTGATAACCGACAGTAAAGAGGAACCACTTATTGTCGTTCATTTCGGAGCGAATGGCTCCCATCGCTGCAAAGCAGGGAATGGTGAGCTGGTTGAAGAACATAAAAGCTAAAATGGACACCGTGTTGAAGTTTTGTTGGATGAGCGGTACAAGACCCGGGTCGTCCGCCCCCACTTCACCGAGACCGGCTACCACGCCATAGGTTCCCACTACGACCTCTTTAGCTACCAGGCCAAGGACCGTGGCCACAGCCGCTTTCCATTCGCCAAAGCCAAGGGGCGCAAAGATCCACGCGATCTTCTTGCCGATAAAGGAGAGCAGTGAATCGACAGAATCCGATTCCCAGCTGACAAACTCACCGTGCACAGAAATATTTTGAAGGACCCAAATGGCTACGGTACACAGAAGAATCACCGTCCCAGCTTTGACGATAAAAGCTTTACAACGTGTCCACGTCGCCTTTAAACAGTTCACAATGGACGGGAAGTGGTACTGCGGCAGCTCCATGACAAAAGGTGCCGGATCGCCGTGGAATCGCTTCGTCTTTTTCAGCATAATGCCGGTGATAATGACCGCAACAATGCCGCCGAAGTACCACAGCGGCCCGTACCAAAAGGCGCCGCCGAGAACAGCTGCAAACATGGCGATGATTTCCGTCTTTGCCCCACATGGCATAAATGCCGCAACAGCAATGGTCATACGACGGTCGTTGTCATTTTCAATCGTACGCGTCCCGATAATCCCGGGTACAGAACACCCTGTACCGATAAGAATAGGAATAAAACTCTTCCCGGACAGACCGAAACGACGGAAAATTTTATCCAGAATAAACGCAATCCGCGCCATATATCCCACATCTTCCAGAATGGAAATGAGTAAAAAGAGGGTGGCAATAATAGGCAGAAAACCTAGGACCCCGCCGACCCCGCCGATGATACCGTCCACAATGAGAGATACCAGCCACGGCGCCACAGCCATTCCTTCAAGAAATGCCGTTGCCGATTCAGAGATGACACCGCCAAATAGGGAGTCGTTCACCCAATCTGTGACCGGGCCGCCGACAACCCCGATGGCAATGTAGTAAATGCAGGTCATAATGGCGATAAAAATAGGCAGCGCCAAAAAACGGTTCGTCACGATCTTATCAATTTTATCCGACGTGCTGAGTCCAGTTTGACCTTTCTTAACCGCGCCACCTACGATAGCCGTGATGTTGGTATAGCGCTCATCAGTAATAATACCTTCCGTATCATCGTCATACATGGCGTCGGCACGATCCGCAATGGCTTGAAGTTTCTCCCGTTCCCCTTTGTCCAGCTGATAGTGATCCATAATCTTACTATCCAGCTCAAAAAGTTTCACCACTAAAAATCGGTTTGCCGGATTCGACTTTAGACCAGGCACCATCGTCTCAATCTCGGATAGGAAGTTCTCCACGCCTTCTGAAAAGGACAGTTGTGCGGGCTTTTGAGACAAACGTACAGCCTCATTCACCAAAGTATCGATGTTTTCATTCTTAAGGGCGGATATCTCGACAATTTTGCAGCCTAAATCCCGCTCCAGTTTCGCTACATCAATGCGGTCTTTATTTTTTCGCACCACATCCATCATATTCAGTGCAAGGACTGTTGGAATACCCAGCTCCAACAACTGTGTGGTGAGATATAAATTCCGCTCAATGTTGGATGCATCCACCACATTGATAATCGCATCAGGCTTCTCATTTAACAGATAATCTCTCGACACCACTTCTTCCAAGGTATAGGGTGACAGAGAATAGATCCCCGGCAAGTCAGTGAAAAAGATACTGGTGTCTTTTTTATATTCGCCGGTCTTTTTTTCGACAGTCACACCGGGCCAATTACCCACATATTGATGAGATCCGGTGAGAGCATTAAACAGTGTGGTTTTCCCGCTGTTCGGGTTACCTGCTAAGGCAATAGTATAGCTCATCGGTCCTCCTATTTGACAATCTCTTCAATTTCAATAAGCTCAGCATCGTCGCGACGAATGCTCAACTCATAGTTTCTGATATTAATTTGAACCGGATCGCCGAGCGGTGCGACCTTTCGTATGTAAATCTCGGAACCTTTGGTGATTCCCATATCCATAATTCTGCGTTTCAACGGCCCTTGACCGTTAATTCTTCTGACGCTGTAGTATTTGCCTACTATAGCTTCTCGTAAAGTCATGCTATTCTCCTACCATAAATGCTGCAGCCACGTCTTTGCCGATGGCAACACGTGACCCCTTGATATTTACAATCAAATTGCCCGCATTTTCACTGACGACTTTTAACGTTGAACCTTCAATAAAGCCCAAGTTATTTAAATGCTTCGTCTGAAAATCTCCCGGCAATTTTTTCGTTTTGATCTTCACAATCTTGAGCTCCCGATTCATGGGAGCCATGAGTAAACTTAACATGCTATCACTCTCTTTCGCGCGCTAAAGGTGACATTAATGCGTTGAAGACACCCGCACTCAATTGAGACGGGTGTCCGCAGGCATATTGCAAAACTGCTCATTCTTAATCTCAGTCGGCCGACCGTCGTCGATCCTACCAAGGTGTATG comes from the Peptoniphilus equinus genome and includes:
- a CDS encoding PaaI family thioesterase, producing the protein MDFKRMIDERNRSGFIDLCDIRVTEAREGYAKTQVTIAPMHINPFGIGHGGLTFTLADITAGTAANSYGNKAATLDSTINFFKPAKLGDVLTGEATMLNSGRTVKVVDVTITNQDGVLVAKGTFTYYDLGLPLFDDEK
- a CDS encoding S-layer homology domain-containing protein — translated: MKKHSITMTGLLSLVLIPALAVPTFAAQMKAPEMNNTVVDTAADPAATASDKKAMDKVTANEDKGALTAEAPFVLDGMAYLKDKDLLKGVTTEANQPMTRLDVVKIIANYEKAAYDKDNKFSDVNEDAMVAVNWAAMNNIVKGYEDGTFKGSDTLTREQFAVLMHRYLFGYKAFKPASLGGLKDKEVKDIKAVSPWAQESATLMLEAGFMHVDDQGMFMPQAALTLSEAADVLAESFHLFDPVDAKAPQKAVAPKVEAKSDVKETDKGDVKKDMPVDAPADKKVETPTEAK
- the gap gene encoding type I glyceraldehyde-3-phosphate dehydrogenase, translated to MANVAIMGFGRIGRDVLRGWALRDDKSFTITHIADLKATEHIVDHAHLFQYDSIYRKFPGEVTVEADGFTVNGHKITVLDGKMPNEMNWGELGVDIVIESTGAFTAYDKAKGHIEAGAKKVIISAPAKGDEVKTIVMGVNDSEYDAAQHDVISNASCTTNCLAPVTKVILENFGIERGIMTTVHAYTNDQKIHDALHKDMRRARAGAENIIPTTTGAAQAVGKVIPEVNGILTGMAMRVPVPTGSVVDVTFEVSQDVTVEAINAAMKKASENELKGILAYSEDDIVSSDIIGDTHSSIFDAQLTIVKDRLVKLISWYDNEWGYSQRVVDLTDKVSSSLK
- the gpmI gene encoding 2,3-bisphosphoglycerate-independent phosphoglycerate mutase, whose protein sequence is MKPVMLIVLDGFGMAKAGEGNAVSLANMPVLDSLGAPKAQLLASGEAVGLPAGQMGNSEVGHLNIGAGRVMFQDLSRINQEIQSGAFFENPMLNSAVAHAIDNDKALHLVGLVSHGGVHSHMDHLKAMLQLAHDKGVSKVYVHAILDGRDVAIDSGIKDLAELENYMHELGTGVIATVGGRYYAMDRDKRWERTLRYYKLLTRGEGLSYPSVRDLVQQSYDKDIYDEFVLPAKVEDVAIEDGDSVVFFNFRPDRMRQIVRLLTEPEVDVERGVFPLIYAYTMTGYDDTFTQTNIIYDKFQPTNTIGEVLAAHGKHQLRIAETEKYAHVTFFLNGGREEPYPGEDRILVPSPKVATYDLKPEMSAEELTEKLVPVLGDYDFIMLNFANPDMVGHTGVIPAAVKALETVDTCLGEILKELKMLGGVALITADHGNCERMMDENGEPVTSHTTNPVPLYMVGDSRGLKDGALCDLAPTVLDLMDVEQPYEMTGQSLLED
- the eno gene encoding phosphopyruvate hydratase; protein product: MSFIANVYAREVLDSRGNPTVEVEIQTEAGGFGRAIVPSGASTGAYEAVELRDGGSRYQGKGVEKAVDNVNDLNDDLMYFDALDQLALDEFLIRKDGTDNKKKLGANAILGISLAAARAAADELGLPLYQYLGGVNAKTLPVPMMNILNGGEHADNNVDIQEFMIMPVGAASFKDALEMGANVYHTLKSVLKERGLSTGVGDEGGFAPNLTSNAEALDVIVTAIEKAGYKPGSDIVLALDVAASELYENGVYNLKGEGKTMTSDEMIAYYEVLTNTYPILSIEDGLDEDDWEGWKKLTETLGDRVQLVGDDLFVTNTKRLRRGIDEGVGNAILIKFNQIGSLSETLDAIELAKRHNMTALISHRSGETEDATIGDLAVATNAGFIKTGAPARSERVAKYNQLLRIEDQLGSTARYAGWAGFYNLKLNR
- a CDS encoding phosphoglycerate kinase, whose translation is MKRTINDLDLKGKRALIRVDYNVPMNDGHIESDARIVASLPTIQKALDGGAAVVLMSHLGRPKGKANPQFSLEPVAEHLATLLNRPVQFIASDTVVSDDVVAAVATMKPGDVALLENTRFNPGEEACDEAFSKDLAQLGDVFINDAFGTSHRAHASNVGVSRYLPSALGLLVDKEVAYIGDATEHPKRPFVAILGGAKVSDKIGVIDHLLDKVDSIVIVGAMANTFIKAEGYEVGKSLVEDDKLDLARSLMTKAKDKGVGMLLPEDFVVAADMKADAPTETVDRDSIPQDKAAFDIGEKSIEAIKALLTTAKTVVWNGPAGVFEMDNFSKGTMAIAHALAELEDAITIVGGGDSLAAIEKSGLESHITHVSTGGGTSLEMLEGKSLPGIDAIEEA
- the tpiA gene encoding triose-phosphate isomerase; this translates as MKLLIAGNWKMNLSVTDTEAMLSELKNKTRSDDVDSLIIPPFTSLDAARKLLDGTGIALGAQNLSHEDDGAFTGEISADMLLDLGVSHVLVGHSERREYQKETDALLNLKVKKAVAKGLIPILCVGEKKADRDSGEHESVVGNQLKKGLEGVHTTDIIVAYEPTWAIGTGDVCKPDDAQAMAAFIKGELKDLLGTDAVRVLYGGSVKPSNVKELMAQPSIDGALVGGASLKADDFAALINLGEVQ
- a CDS encoding SixA phosphatase family protein; this encodes MKIILIRHGIADVFADTDMERHLTTEGRIRLNAAFTDFVATTELKDFTLYASPAARTMETAELLSEKTGLAVHVVESLYDTSYTDFIASLTKNSIIVGHEPYLSDALYKLGGIRTTVSRGTIHVMEV